attatttattaattttcttaattaaaaatataattcacgtggcattatttcaaccactagattttctaatctaatggctaagatttagtcttagtttggttatactaattagttagcaattgatcactcccctatatcGATATTcttataacataaaatatgtcgTGTTTTTCTATCAAGTGTCTTGACTTATAGCATGAGATTCATTACATATATGATAATAGATATATGATAATAGAGTGGTGTTAATCTGCTAActaaattacaataataactaataacttttcaattttgtgtattaaaattatcaacataaagacataattatatcaatacaacacgtaaatttaaatataacacATTGATCACACACCTATGATAATATGAATTCTCAATATCAACTTAGAGAATAACTAATGAGAAACCTCGAGATGAAGCattgtaaataattataacacATTAATTACCAAAACcttattatcaaatttaagtCAAGTAATAAAGTTTAACATGAAATCTTCAGTAATCATGCTCTGTTCAAATAACTGTTTCATAAACAATGGTCAAAACCCAAGGTAAATAACAACATTTCATTACACCATCAAACATACAGCTCGAAATGCAGCCTCCCGTAGCGAATCAAGCCTTAACGCAGCAGTTAAAGTAGCTGAAGATGCTTCGCCTCGCCTGCACCACAACAATGTCAGCAACATCACAAACCACTACTCTGAAGAAAAAATACTAATGCCAATGAGGCACCAATGTTGCTCAACAAGAAGTGACACTTCTTATGAATTAAACAATACGTTCGACATTGCTTTCTGCATCACATGGCTTATTCATTCATCCATAGCAAGTGTACACCAGTAGATTCTATTGGACCAGACATAATGCAATTATTTCCAACATAAGTACGAAATCAAGGGACCCGTCCCAATCCTATTCGACCTACACGACTCCGATGCTATATGACACCACCACCACATGCCTTCAAAATCTTGAATCATTTGTGGACCTTAAGCAAAAGATATACACAActtttcccaaaaaaacaaTTCATTCAAATCAGACGTTGGTTGATAGCGCATATCTTTTTCGACTCTTCTAAATACACATCATCTGATACTTAAGTGGACCATTAACACAGGTATACTATATGAACAGAAGTGTACTGTTGGGGAGTTGTTCTGATGATAGTCGCGATGATCATTAGGAGCTACGGTGGTGTCTCGTGTGGTTGAAGGGATGAGTTCGTCCTCGTTCCCAAGACTAGCCCTTGAAGGGTCCCTCTTGTTTTGcttcctcatctctcttattttcgAGAAATCCATAGAATAGTCGGGTAACGGTCCCTTTTGGTCCCAGTCCCCAAACTGTGGGACGGATAGCCATGGCGCATTCCTCTACACAATCCCCAAAAGCTCGTGATTAGGAAACAATCAAAATCCAGcctttttcaatattatgcCAAATTTCATGCTCATCAATCTCAACCTAATTGCATCTACaatatattattgttgattttgCAAATGAAATTAGTGACTCAGGTCATACGACTCATACGATATAATCAAAAGGGTTAGTCATATACCCAAAGacgaagaaaagaagaatcgGTCCATTGCCAATAGCTGTCCAAAAGCATATGCAGATCAACATCTGATTTGAATATTGAAGCCACATAATGACTACTCAGATACAGTTGTTAATCTCTATAATTGACTCATTCATGCCTTTCTTAAGCATGTGCTTCTGAATTGAATGGTGACAGTTAGACAgatcaaaaaataaagttttttccttttttgcaGAAAGCATCTTCCATTATTTCAATGAAGACAAATCAAAATGGCAGAGAAGCATAACAGTAACATTCACAACTAAGACTGGACTTTCTATCCcaacataaaaaatagctaaaaaataataaacaacaaCATCCATAATTCTGACTTCATCAAGAATATTACTCCCaaagaaaattcaacaatttgaTTTTCATCATTTCATCTAGAAAAAAACCAAGTCTTTACAAAGAATTTCAACAATTAAGACAGaacaagaattaaaataatagttgtGCATGCAACAACTGTAAAACAACAATCAGATAATTACAAACaaggaaaaattaaatgaaatcaGAAAATCTGAGTTCCAATTCAGATTCTTTCAAACATCAAACACAGATTACACACAATCATACGCTTAGAAACATTGAAAACACCatgaatttgttttaataCAACAAAAAAGCACTTGATACGGAAAAAAGAAACGATTTTTATCACTGAAAATCCGAGAATCAACATACCTCCTTGCGATCTTCCATCagataaaactaaaaatcttGGGATTTTCTTGAATTAAACGAACACCCTTTTTTGCCACCCAAAATCTTGTAAAAAGCAGTTCCACAAAAAAAAGATAGCTTTTTGGGTAATATAATTACGACTGGAAAACAGAGCAAGCGatgaaaaattcaagaaatcgAAAAAAGGGCCCAAGATTAAGCGGAATTGTGGTGGGCAGAAGAGAAAGCAATCACAGGTTTTAAGACAGATGGCTTTACACACGTCTGCCCTTTTAATACAACTATGATGTGTGACTGTGtgaaaatctaattaaatacgGAGCATTATAATATAAGATCATCAAAAGtagttattaaaattaaattgtgtttttaattACAATATCGCCCCTGGGATTTAACACGGTTTGGCTAACCATAGCAACGTTACTTTTTCTAGTTTTTACATTGCTTAGCTGTGAGGGTCTCTTTAGATGTTTAGAATTGTCTAATGGCTGGGCTTGCGCAGCTGGCCCAGGCCCGTATCGAACCGGACAGGCTGAGGTCGGGCTTCACCCAAGCTCGTGATTGAAGCGGGTTGTACTTTGCCGGATTTCATTTGATAAATTTGGACCTTCCAGATAATTTTCGACACAATATGAACACTCACGAAATTAATCAGTTTGTGCACTTATCTGGTTGACCTGATAAAAATTTGGTAATTTCGAATTAAGTTTGTGTTGGGTAGAGTTTGATTCGGGTAAcccattaaattttattatctatgTTTGTGTAAATCAGATTTAAATTGTGTAAATTTGGTTTATATCAAGTAAGTCATGTTTAAAGACAAGTATAATCATCTGAATCATGTCTAATCatgtaatattatattatattttaatcattaaatatttgtacCATTCCATGTCAACATTGATTTCTAATTGCAACTAATGTTCTATCCAGAGCATATTCCTTATAGACCTTGCTAGACAGATCATAAgctttgaaataaaataagttctGATGCATCCAAAGAGGAAGTTTCACATCCACATAAAAAATCCTACCATAATAGAAACAACCCACGATGATATAACCAACAAAAATCACAGAGGGAGTAAACTAgttaggagtatatatttggaTGGATGAACTTACAAAGCTATCGAGTACCTGACGGTTGTATCTGAGAAATGCTTGGTGGGGATGGGCGGACCCAAAGTGTAGGgggaggggcttaagccctcaataaaatattcttttaaacttttttctattaattttttaaaaaatttttagtcaaGTTTAGTGGAGTATAAGTTATAGTGTAAAAGTTCtacaaattatctaaattactcaaaaatatacatcaaaataaaatttagaaatctCAGCCCCTATGAATGATTATTTATGTGACCGCCCCTGTTGGTGGGTAAAACCTTGCTCAATGTCCCATACTTCACCCTTTAATTGAAGTGATTTAAAGATATAAGAAAGTGGATTTTCAAAGAGCCTTACCATctataaattgaaattctaCTGCACACCTTATGGATATTTCTTTCATTGTTTTCTGCGAGCAAGGTAGTTGCTAAAAAGATGACAATTATATAGGATTGAATGACATCTATCggataaaaaaattggatgacattatttgttttaagaaCTCCAAAAAACACAGAAAAGCTTAATAATGCATGAGTTTTAGTAAGATCAATCCACCTATATAGATGACGCCAAAGAGCCAGTTAGTAAATGACAAAGTTCCTTGAAttacaatatatttaataagaaaaaggaaacaatAATGTTAAGCATGGATGCACTTAAACATCAAGAAAGCATACGTCAATTGAACTAAAAACCTTAATAGAGGACCATGTTTGAAAGTTAAGCATCTAATAGGTATCGGAGCAGAACACCGATTTATTTGATTCGAGTCAATGAGTGATTGTCATTACTtggatttgaaattaatagaaaaaacgGATCTTTGATTGCGAGTGATGTTTTTAAATTCTCTCttataaaaaacaagaaaatatagtGTGGgcatcaaaatttataagaaaataatcataaattcACTAGAAATTTTCAAGTGAATCGAAGCTGCCGCTATACACAATAAACTTACGTGTAAAGTAGTAACGTTTACGCAACGTGGACACCTTGCAGACGATGTACTTTTTATGATAATCATACATAAACATAGAGTCGCGATACTCCAAAAAAATCATCGTATCCTTGACCTCATATGGATGTACATCACAAAAGGGATACTCTTGTTCGTAACTCTTCACACGAATCCAACTCAATTCCCTTCCTTCACATCTCGTTTCATAAATCTCCATCCACCACGTTATTAAATCAAATCGCACAAACGAGCACTCATCTTCTGCAAAAAATCATACTATATTTATGATCCATCGGAATTCTGATAGTCTCAAACACTTCATTCATCATGTCCAATTTTAGTATCTCCCAACTACAGTCCATACGGTACACGCGCCAATGTGCAAAGTAGTCATTATACTTTGGCTTAGATTTTATGGGACTCTCCTCGACAAGTTCTAGATCATCAAGCATGCCGTTGTCGGCCAACTCCCTCCAACAATCTGCCCTTCCTAGGTACACATGGGTGTGGATACGGTTGTGTGACCTGCACGACAACAGTTGCACAACTTTGTAATCTTCGTCCACGATATTTGACATGAGAGAGGAGTTGTGAATGGAGAAGCTTGAGTTGGCCCAAAACAGGGTTGCATATGGCTATAGGCTGCTTACTAAGTGTTGTGCAGTCGAAGCAGATTGGACCCTTAACCGGCCCATATGCCCTAAGTTGTTGTTATTGCCATTCCAGGCTGATTCTTTGTCTTCGAAGTGCTCGCTTTTATATGAGAATGATAATGACCTCTCCAAGTAACTTCTCACTATAATATTCCGAGCATTCAAATAACTTTTACattctaaaaatattgatttgtcattgttgttgttgtaattatgtaattttctgAAAGATGGAGAATCGATTACCTTGCACCAGAATTTGCAGACAGTTCGGCATCTCAAGAGGGAATGCACAGGTGCAGTCAAAACATCAAGAAACTCTGTCAAAACATGATTGTTCATTGCTATATATTTGATTGTAATGGAATAATGTGATGAAAAGATCGGTGAAGTATATATTGTGTtattcaattgattacatcctTTTGTATGCT
The genomic region above belongs to Salvia hispanica cultivar TCC Black 2014 chromosome 3, UniMelb_Shisp_WGS_1.0, whole genome shotgun sequence and contains:
- the LOC125210505 gene encoding uncharacterized protein LOC125210505 isoform X2, translated to MEDRKERNAPWLSVPQFGDWDQKGPLPDYSMDFSKIREMRKQNKRDPSRASLGNEDELIPSTTRDTTVAPNDHRDYHQNNSPTARRSIFSYFNCCVKA
- the LOC125210505 gene encoding uncharacterized protein LOC125210505 isoform X1, producing the protein MLLDSYWQWTDSSFLRLWRNAPWLSVPQFGDWDQKGPLPDYSMDFSKIREMRKQNKRDPSRASLGNEDELIPSTTRDTTVAPNDHRDYHQNNSPTARRSIFSYFNCCVKA